One genomic window of Pseudomonas sp. LFM046 includes the following:
- the mdtI gene encoding multidrug/spermidine efflux SMR transporter subunit MdtI, which produces MNGVTWMHFAWLGAAIALEVLANVLLKYSDGFRRRLLGAASIISVLAAFTALAQAVRGIDLSLAYAIWGGFGILATVALGWALFGQRLAWKGWLGLALLLVGMGLLKLA; this is translated from the coding sequence ATGAACGGCGTGACCTGGATGCATTTCGCCTGGCTGGGCGCGGCCATTGCCCTGGAAGTGCTGGCCAACGTCTTGCTCAAGTATTCCGACGGCTTCCGTCGTCGGCTGCTGGGGGCGGCATCGATTATCAGCGTTCTGGCGGCCTTCACCGCACTGGCCCAGGCGGTCCGCGGGATCGACCTGTCACTGGCCTACGCCATCTGGGGCGGCTTCGGCATCCTCGCGACCGTGGCGCTGGGCTGGGCCCTGTTCGGGCAGCGACTGGCCTGGAAGGGCTGGCTTGGGTTGGCGCTGCTGCTGGTGGGGATGGGCTTGCTGAAGTTGGCGTGA
- a CDS encoding multidrug efflux SMR transporter, which translates to MRSWFYLLAAILFEVVGTTSMKFATEYSPLLGYLLMYGLIGLSYFFLALAVKRVPVGVAYALWEGIGIVLITTISVAWLGENIGLYKALGLAVMIAGILLIKFGTRTAPSARAEEVLA; encoded by the coding sequence ATGCGTTCCTGGTTCTATCTGCTTGCCGCGATCCTCTTCGAGGTCGTCGGCACCACCTCGATGAAATTCGCCACCGAGTATTCGCCGCTGCTCGGTTACCTGCTGATGTACGGCCTGATCGGCCTGTCCTATTTCTTCCTCGCGCTGGCGGTCAAGCGCGTGCCGGTGGGCGTGGCCTACGCCCTGTGGGAAGGCATCGGCATCGTGCTGATCACCACCATCAGCGTCGCCTGGCTGGGCGAGAACATCGGCCTGTACAAGGCCCTGGGCCTGGCCGTGATGATCGCCGGCATCCTGCTGATCAAGTTCGGCACCCGCACCGCGCCGTCGGCCCGTGCCGAGGAGGTGCTGGCATGA
- a CDS encoding LysR substrate-binding domain-containing protein, producing MFSNLPLTALRTFESAARLSSFKAAAEELAVTPTAVSHQIRGLESWLGVPLFDRLPRSVRLTDCGQRLFGSLHGALLEVTQTLDQLRPHRSSGNLTLSTTPAFAALWLIPRLGRFYAEHPEINVRLDTSDTLIDLHQDASIDLVIRYGMGHYPNLHSQCLLNECFGVYGAPPLVSGLGDRVPTLITVRWRNALLYELGWKAWCQAAGEERLLEVAPQREYDEEHYALQAAIAGQGLVLASSILVSESLASGLLVPYRPDVSVAGAGYSTLCVPGRERHPPVKAFFDWLSREVG from the coding sequence ATGTTCTCCAACCTGCCCCTGACCGCCCTGCGCACCTTCGAATCCGCAGCGCGCCTGTCCAGCTTCAAGGCCGCCGCCGAGGAACTGGCGGTGACGCCCACGGCGGTGTCCCACCAGATCCGTGGCCTGGAAAGCTGGCTCGGGGTGCCGTTGTTCGACCGCCTGCCCCGCAGCGTGCGCCTGACGGACTGCGGCCAGCGCCTGTTCGGCAGCCTCCATGGCGCCCTGCTCGAGGTCACCCAGACCCTCGACCAACTCCGCCCACACCGCAGCAGCGGCAACCTGACGCTCTCCACCACCCCGGCCTTCGCCGCCCTCTGGCTGATCCCCCGCCTCGGCCGCTTCTACGCCGAGCACCCGGAAATCAACGTGCGGCTGGATACCAGCGACACCCTGATCGACCTGCACCAGGACGCCAGCATCGACCTGGTGATCCGCTACGGCATGGGCCACTACCCCAACCTGCACAGCCAGTGCCTGCTGAATGAATGCTTCGGGGTCTACGGCGCGCCGCCCCTGGTGTCCGGCCTCGGCGACCGCGTGCCGACGCTGATCACCGTGCGCTGGCGCAATGCCCTGCTCTACGAACTGGGTTGGAAAGCCTGGTGCCAGGCTGCGGGCGAGGAACGGCTGCTGGAGGTCGCCCCGCAACGGGAATACGACGAAGAGCACTACGCCCTGCAAGCCGCTATCGCCGGGCAGGGTTTGGTGCTGGCCAGCTCCATCCTCGTTTCGGAAAGCCTCGCCAGCGGCCTGCTGGTGCCCTACCGACCGGACGTCAGCGTGGCGGGTGCCGGTTATTCGACCCTCTGCGTCCCAGGGCGCGAACGGCATCCGCCGGTGAAGGCTTTCTTTGATTGGCTGAGCCGCGAGGTGGGGTGA